CCCGAGATTGATCGCTGGATGCCAACGGCTTTCGTAGAAGAGCGCGAAGTCCCCCGAGAGAATGAGGCGTGTTTTCAGGTCGAGCGGGATAAAATAATCCCCCGAGACATGCCACCGGAAAATCAGCGGCCTTGCCATCTGGTCGAGAGTTTTATTCGGGGGATACATAAAAAATATCATACCCGATGTCAGGTACGCCCGCTCTAATTGATAGGTTAGGTCGAACCCGATATACTCGTTGCTGTCGAATACCTTATCGGTTGCGATATTACCGCGGTCGTATCCGTCCACCAAGTGCGTGGATTCATGCACCACGGGATAGAACAATAGTGTCAGCGCCGGGTCGAAAAAGTTCGTCCGCTCTATGTATAACCCGATATACCCGATGAGGTTATCCACCGGGTACGCTCCCCAGAAGTTGTCGGTGGGATGGATAAAGATGGTGATGCTCCCGAGGAAGCCGATGTCGCACCCGAGGATATTCCCGAGCGCGAGGGTCTGGGACACCTTAGCCTCGATCTCCGTCCGCTGATAAGTAAAGTTGTAATTGAATCGAACCCGCGTCACATAGGACTTCGGGTCCTCCGCGTTATGGTAAACGAGCGAGTAAGCGGCGGACGCGGAAAATAGCAGGACGGTCAGGAAAATCGTTTTCATGCAACCCTCGATAGATAAAGTGGAGTATTATAGCTTATTTTTACAGTCCCCTCAAATAAGGCGCGGTTTCTTTGAGTAATATGCGGATTTCTGATAAAATAAATGGTGTATTCCGGCTGTACCGCAGTAGAGCGAGGATAATATGATAGATTTGCATACCCATACGCTTTGGAGCGACGGCGAACTGATACCCGCCGAACATATCCGCAGGGCTTATCTCATGGGCTACGAAGCGATCGCGATTACCGATCATGCCGACGCGTCGAATATCGACGTATTATGCCGGCAGATCGTCCGGTTCGCCGATACGATGGCGCGGATGGACGCGGAGCTGATCGTCCTGCCGGGAGTGGAACTGACCCACGTCCTGCCGGAGGAGATTCGCGAACTGACCGAGTATGCGCGCGGGCATGGCGCTAAAATCGTAGTGGTGCACGGCGAAACGATTGTCGAGCCGGTGCGTCCCGGAACGAACTGCGCCGCGATCGAAGCGAAGGTGGATATCCTCGCGCATCCGGGGCTGATTCTCCCCGAGGAAGCCGAGCTTGCCGCGAAGAACGGGGTATATCTCGAAATCACTGCCAGAGGCGGGCATAGTCTCGCTAACGGGCATGTCGCTAAGACGGCGCGCGCAGCCGGGGCGTCGATGGTGATCGATACCGACGCGCACCGGATGCGGGATTTTATCGACGACGGGTTCGCCGGGAAGGTGCTTGCCGCGTGCGGACTCTCTCCCGAGGAGATTAAGAAAGTTTTCCTGAACTCCCGCGAGATTGTGAAACGTAAGACAAAGGGCGGATAACCGCATGAATATAAAGTTATATGCGGTAATTTCCGCGTTCGTCCTATCTATTATTCTGGTATCATGCTCAAATATTACCGGCGAGAAAAACCAGCTTCTCTACGAACTGAACGACGAGGTGAGCGGGATAGTCCAGTATAACGAGGACTCCGGGAGTATAGGGATCGAGGATCAGGAGAAAATTAATCAGGCGATCCTCCGTATCGGGAAAATTCTGGACAGGGCGAAAATAATCAGTCTTCAGTTGAAGGATAAAGAGAAGAAACAGTTCGACGAAGAGATCGCCCGGCAGTTGTCCCGTTTATATGGCTCGATTCAGGAACCGTTATATCGTGAACTGTTGAAATATAAAATGCAATAGGCAGGGAGAAAATGATGAAACATCTACAAATCGGGATAGTTTCCGCGCTTTTTGGGGTTCTGCTGATTTCCGGATGTTCCAATCCTAAGGACGAATGGAAGGGATTGATGAACGAGTACGAATCGCTCGCGAACCAGTACAGCGCCATAGCCGATAAATCGTCCCTCGACGATAAGGGCGCGCAGGAACAGCTCAAGGGGATCTTTTCCAATATGCAGGTGATTTCAGAGAAATTCCGCGAGACGAAAATCAAACTCTCGCCGGAAGACCTGCAGGTGTTCGAAGAGAGAATGGACGCCGCGAATGCCGTTCTTTTACAGGCGAAGGCCAACCAGGTCAAGAAGGCGATGGAAAGCATTATGGGCGGGTCGCTCGGGACATTGATGAACGGAGTGCTGATCGACACCCTGACGAATCAGACGAATAAATAGATGGAAACGGAAATCTTGCGATATTTTGGATAAAGCGATAAAATAATCCCTTAATGATACGGGCTAGGAGGAAACATGCTCAAGAAGATAATCGGTTCACTTTTCGTTTTAACCGCGTTGGTATATCTGGCGTCCTGCGGGGCTTCCGATTGGAAGAAATGGACGACCGAACTCGATCAGACTGTCGATGATTATATTATCGCCGTGCTGAATACGAAGGATCAGGGTGACGAGAATCATACTAAAGCTCAGGTAAAACTTGAGAAGCTCAACACGATGTTCCAAGATTCGCAGAAGCTTCGCGAGGCGATTGCTTCGTCCAACGAGCAGGAAGAGTTTTCCATGCGCGTTACCGTCTCCTATATCAAGTATCTCGGTTTGAAAGAGTACTTCGATATGATGCAGGAACAGATGATGCAGATGATGGGCTCCAATGGCGGGATGATGGGAACCAACATTATCGGCGGTCAGCCCTAGGTCTTTTGACGCTTTGATTTACCTTTGAATCTCGACGGTAAGGAAGCGGTCATCGGGCGTATTCGATTTATTATATTATAGAATTAAAAGTATAATAAACTAAATTTAGAATCGCCCTTATTTCACGATCACGTTGATATAGATAATCCGCCACTCGGCCTTCTCCTCTCGATAATCGAGCTTGAACTCTACGGTCTGGGGCGGATTATCCAAATAATACTTACCGTGCAATACCATATCCCCGGCTCCGTCAATCATAGGCATCTGGTCGAAAATCGGGTGATAATTCGTCACCCCGGAAATATCCACCTTCTTCGCGATAAACCCCTTGAATATATCGAGCATCTTTGCCGGCGTCAGTTTTTGCTGGAGCGGCGTCGAGGCTTTCCCGAGGAATGCCGAAAAATTCGTCGTCTTGAATGCCTGCTGCAGGGACGTCAACGTTTTATTGATATGCCCGATCATCGAACTCGTACTGGGCAGTTTCTCTTTGTAATAAGTTTGCAGTTTGAGGGAGAGAGGTTTCCATTGCGCATCCTCCTTCCTGAACTGGATCGTAAACTCGATGAGGTTCGGGACGCTGGTCTCCAGCACATAAAACCCGTCGACAATCATATCGCCGGCGTCGTCGATAACGGGAATCTTGGTGAATAACGGGTACGATGTGCGGATGGAGCTGATATCGATATTGTTCTCGATAAACTGCCCGAACAGTTCCTTGAGCTTGGCTGGCGAGTAGTTTTTCTGGGAGCTCGTAGCGAAGGTTTTATGGAAATTCGTGAAGCTCTTCGTTTTGATTGCCTGGTCGAAATTGAGAAGGGTGGTCGACACTAGACTGTTTAACAAGGTCTCGTCTATTGGGAGTTTGCTTTGCGCGTAAATTAGAACGGATAGGGAAAGGAATACCAGTACAGCGGCCGTCTTCTTCATTTATATCTCCTGATTTTTTCAGGTATTATAAACGGAATCGGTCAAAATGACAAGCAATAGCGGAGTATCTCTCGCACCGCGTGAAACCATGTTCTGCATTCCTCGACAGGCTCGGAATGACGGTTTTGTCATACGAAATGACGCGGTTGTCATTCTGAGCTTGCCGAAGTATGAGCTTGCCGAAGCAGGGGCGGAGCCGAACCCGTTGCGTGGACGATTGGAAAGGGAATACTTATAATATCATTATTTGTACGTAACGGATATTTTTGATTATATTATGAGGCCGGTAAAAAATTGTTTACATCGATGCCGCCTGAAAAGTGCCGTTTCTCTATAAAAAAACTTTATTTATATAGAGATTTATGCTATTCTATATGTTAATAATAACCAAGAGGATATGAAAATGAATCTTTTGAAGAAGATATTTGCGCTCATTTTCGGAACCAAGCAGCAGCGCGATATGAAGAAACTTATACCGTTGGTAAAACAAATAAACGAATTTGAACCCGCCGTCTCCGCGTTAAATAACGACGAACTTCATGCGAAAACTCAGGAATTCCGGGGACGTCTCGAGAACGGCGAGGACATCGACGGCATTATGCCCGAGGCTTTCGCGGTAGTCCGCGAGGTATCCAAACGGACGCTGAAGATGCGCCATTTCGACGTGCAGCTGATGGGAGGCATCGTTCTCCACCGCGGGATTATCGCCGAAATGAAAACGGGTGAAGGTAAGACCCTGGTCGCCACTCTCCCCATGTATCTCAACGCCATCTCCGGGAAGGGCTGTCA
This region of Brevinematales bacterium genomic DNA includes:
- a CDS encoding histidinol phosphate phosphatase domain-containing protein, which translates into the protein MIDLHTHTLWSDGELIPAEHIRRAYLMGYEAIAITDHADASNIDVLCRQIVRFADTMARMDAELIVLPGVELTHVLPEEIRELTEYARGHGAKIVVVHGETIVEPVRPGTNCAAIEAKVDILAHPGLILPEEAELAAKNGVYLEITARGGHSLANGHVAKTARAAGASMVIDTDAHRMRDFIDDGFAGKVLAACGLSPEEIKKVFLNSREIVKRKTKGG